One part of the Ciona intestinalis chromosome 5, KH, whole genome shotgun sequence genome encodes these proteins:
- the rap1b gene encoding ras-related protein RAP-1B homologue (The RefSeq protein has 1 substitution compared to this genomic sequence), translating to MREYKLVVLGSGGVGKSALTVQFVQGIFVEKYDPTIEDSYRKQVEAENQQCMLEILDTAGTEQFTAMRDLYMKNGQGFVLVYSITSQASFNDLTDLREQILRVKDTDEVPMILVGNKCDLEEERIVTREQGELLSRQWHCSFMETSARTKINVENIFFDLVKQINRKTPEPKKKKKKNSGCIVL from the exons ATGAGGGAATACAAGCTTGTTGTGCTTGGCTCTGGGGGTGTGGGGAAAAGTGCACTG acaGTTCAATTTGTCCAAGGAATCTTTGTGGAGAAATACGACCCCACCATTGAGGACAGCTATAGAAAA CAAGTTGAGGCAGAAAACCAGCAATGTATGCTTGAAATTCTTGATACTGCTGGAACG GAACAATTCACGGCAATGCGAGATCTGTACATGAAGAATGGGCAAGGGTTTGTGCTTGTGTACAGCATCACATCTCAAGCCTCGTTTAATGATCTCACTGACTTAAGGGAGCAGATATTAAGAGTAAAAGATACTGATGAG GTTCCCATGATATTAGTTGGAAACAAATGCGATTTGGAAGACGAGAGGATTGTAACAAGAGAGCAAGGGGAACTGTTATCTAGGCAGTGGCATTG CTCCTTCATGGAGACTTCAGCCAGGACCAAAATCAATGTTGAAAAT ATTTTTTTCGACCTAGTGAAACAAATCAACCGAAAAACACCAGAACctaagaagaaaaagaagaaaaactctggttgtattgttttgtaa
- the rap1b gene encoding ras-related protein RAP-1B homologue isoform X1: MREYKLVVLGSGGVGKSALTVQFVQGIFVEKYDPTIEDSYRKQVEAENQQCMLEILDTAGTEQFTAMRDLYMKNGQGFVLVYSITSQASFNDLTDLREQILRVKDTDEVPMILVGNKCDLEDERIVTREQGELLSRQWHCSFMETSARTKINVENAFFELVKQINSKQPPPVTKESCCCNIL, from the exons ATGAGGGAATACAAGCTTGTTGTGCTTGGCTCTGGGGGTGTGGGGAAAAGTGCACTG acaGTTCAATTTGTCCAAGGAATCTTTGTGGAGAAATACGACCCCACCATTGAGGACAGCTATAGAAAA CAAGTTGAGGCAGAAAACCAGCAATGTATGCTTGAAATTCTTGATACTGCTGGAACG GAACAATTCACGGCAATGCGAGATCTGTACATGAAGAATGGGCAAGGGTTTGTGCTTGTGTACAGCATCACATCTCAAGCCTCGTTTAATGATCTCACTGACTTAAGGGAGCAGATATTAAGAGTAAAAGATACTGATGAG GTTCCCATGATATTAGTTGGAAACAAATGCGATTTGGAAGACGAGAGGATTGTAACAAGAGAGCAAGGGGAACTGTTATCTAGGCAGTGGCATTG CTCCTTCATGGAGACTTCAGCCAGGACCAAAATCAATGTTGAAAAT GCATTCTTCGAATTAGTCAAACAAATCAATTCAAAACAACCACCCCCTGTAACCAAAGAAAGCTGTTGTTGCAATATTCTATAG